The proteins below come from a single Staphylococcus sp. MI 10-1553 genomic window:
- the ylqF gene encoding ribosome biogenesis GTPase YlqF, protein MVIQWYPGHMAKAKREVTEQLKKVDVIFELVDARIPFSSRNPMIDEVIQQKPRVVIFNKKDMANLKEMEKWYAFFREKGAYPVAVDAKHGKGLKNVEAAAIEATREKFEREKAKGLKPRAIRAMIVGIPNVGKSTLINKLANRSIAQTGNKPGVTKQQQWIKVGKSLQLLDTPGILWPKFEDQLIGKKLSLTGAIKDSIVHLDEVAIYGLEFLIEHDYEALLAHFKIDVPRDAEMLAWFDAIGRKRGLLQRGNEVDYEAVIEALIYDIRNAKIGTYCFDLYSEWQAETNA, encoded by the coding sequence ATGGTGATTCAATGGTATCCAGGTCATATGGCCAAAGCAAAACGAGAAGTAACGGAACAACTAAAAAAAGTGGATGTGATCTTTGAATTGGTCGATGCGCGCATTCCTTTTAGTTCGAGAAACCCTATGATTGATGAGGTCATTCAACAAAAACCACGCGTGGTCATTTTCAATAAAAAAGATATGGCCAATTTAAAAGAAATGGAAAAATGGTATGCGTTCTTTAGAGAGAAAGGGGCTTATCCGGTAGCCGTTGATGCGAAACATGGTAAAGGCTTAAAAAATGTAGAAGCAGCTGCAATTGAAGCGACACGTGAAAAGTTTGAACGTGAAAAAGCAAAAGGGTTAAAACCGAGAGCAATACGTGCGATGATTGTCGGCATCCCTAATGTTGGTAAATCGACTTTGATTAACAAACTCGCAAACCGTTCGATTGCACAAACAGGGAATAAACCGGGTGTGACAAAACAACAGCAATGGATTAAAGTAGGTAAATCATTACAGTTATTAGATACACCGGGGATTTTATGGCCAAAGTTTGAAGATCAACTGATTGGTAAAAAGTTGAGTTTAACGGGTGCAATTAAAGATAGCATTGTACATTTAGATGAAGTGGCGATTTACGGATTAGAATTTCTCATTGAACATGACTATGAAGCATTGCTCGCCCATTTTAAAATCGATGTACCTCGAGATGCAGAAATGTTGGCTTGGTTTGACGCGATAGGGCGCAAGCGTGGTCTGTTACAACGTGGGAATGAAGTAGATTATGAAGCGGTCATTGAAGCACTCATCTATGACATTAGAAATGCGAAAATCGGGACTTATTGCTTTGACTTATATTCCGAATGGCAGGCCGAGACCAATGCGTAA
- a CDS encoding GtrA family protein, with amino-acid sequence MVNSARFFEIFRFVLVGGINTLNYYIVYLILLRLFDVHYLISHIIGFIFSFVVSFYLNCYFVYKVRPTLKKFLAFPLTQVVNMGTQTLLIFIFVELMHFNAAFAPFVGLIVTIPITYILSKFILKDR; translated from the coding sequence ATGGTGAACTCAGCACGTTTTTTTGAAATTTTCCGGTTTGTATTAGTAGGTGGTATTAATACTCTAAATTATTATATCGTCTATTTAATATTATTGCGTTTATTTGATGTCCATTATCTCATCAGCCATATTATCGGTTTCATTTTTTCGTTCGTCGTTTCTTTCTATTTAAATTGTTACTTTGTCTATAAAGTGCGACCGACGCTAAAAAAATTTTTGGCCTTTCCACTGACACAAGTGGTTAATATGGGGACACAAACGTTACTCATTTTTATCTTTGTGGAGCTCATGCATTTCAACGCAGCCTTTGCACCGTTTGTAGGACTCATCGTTACGATACCAATTACTTATATTTTATCTAAGTTTATTCTTAAAGATCGATAA